The Candidatus Binatia bacterium genome contains a region encoding:
- a CDS encoding glycosyltransferase family 39 protein: MGEDIDLPVASASAGRLGAADRPLVGGASRARSRVRIGLHTAVSSLALIVVTVLLAGRGIESEATVSVQGDMSRYLMNGVFVHDFLRDLPLADPLGYAYRYYVRYPALSLGHHGPLFGVLEAPFFAVFGVSVFSGRLFVIACLLIAVLTWFALSARLYDRRVALASAMLFATTPYVEAYGQMVMSEIPALMLVVVAAYFLVRYCERPRWTDALLFAVACILSVYARYHAVFMLPVFALYLTARLGLRGVLTVRVLLVASIVAAGVAPAWPLVMHYSRANVAWVAHAGGHTRLAWDNVIYYARHIWMYQVTPAVVVLSALGAAMALWNRDRRALLPVLWIAAFYVEITCTGVHEGRYAIFWVPAFCLLAASCADLVRAPRQRTLAAAALWGVVGYQVVTTYRQEPPTFGGYEEAARLVVERGGADSVLFCGPYDAGYFVFFVRKHDQRQSLIVLRADKVLATSSLGRVIADVARTPDDIYRALRQFGVRYVVLEDVQQKSTALEMLRRELRTGPFTLLRRIPVLTNRSYLAGMNLAVYEYVEHTAADPEAVLRMRVPLIGEEITARFGDILPPGRPTQQ, from the coding sequence ATGGGAGAAGACATCGATCTGCCCGTGGCATCCGCTTCGGCAGGCCGTCTGGGTGCAGCCGATCGGCCGTTGGTCGGCGGCGCGAGTCGCGCCCGGTCGCGCGTGCGCATAGGGTTGCATACCGCCGTTAGTTCGTTGGCGCTGATCGTCGTAACGGTGCTACTGGCCGGCCGCGGCATCGAAAGCGAAGCCACGGTTTCCGTGCAGGGTGACATGTCGAGGTACTTGATGAACGGCGTGTTCGTGCACGACTTCCTCCGCGATCTGCCGCTCGCCGACCCGCTGGGCTATGCCTACCGCTACTACGTGCGATATCCGGCGCTCTCGCTGGGCCACCATGGACCTCTCTTCGGGGTCCTCGAAGCGCCGTTCTTCGCCGTTTTCGGCGTCTCCGTTTTCTCCGGCCGCTTGTTCGTCATTGCCTGCCTGCTGATCGCCGTGCTGACGTGGTTCGCCCTCTCGGCACGACTGTACGACCGCCGTGTGGCCCTGGCCTCGGCGATGTTGTTCGCCACCACGCCCTACGTCGAGGCCTACGGTCAGATGGTGATGTCGGAAATCCCCGCACTGATGCTGGTAGTCGTCGCGGCGTACTTCCTTGTCCGCTACTGCGAGCGCCCGCGGTGGACCGACGCGCTGCTTTTCGCCGTGGCGTGCATACTCAGCGTCTATGCACGCTACCACGCGGTTTTCATGCTGCCCGTGTTCGCCCTCTACCTCACGGCGCGACTCGGCCTGCGGGGCGTCTTGACGGTGCGGGTACTTCTCGTTGCGTCGATTGTCGCGGCGGGCGTCGCTCCGGCCTGGCCGCTGGTGATGCATTACTCGCGAGCGAACGTCGCCTGGGTGGCCCATGCCGGAGGACACACCCGGCTTGCCTGGGACAATGTGATCTACTACGCACGCCACATCTGGATGTACCAGGTAACCCCGGCAGTGGTGGTGTTGAGCGCGCTCGGGGCGGCGATGGCGCTCTGGAACCGCGATCGGCGGGCGCTGCTGCCGGTCCTCTGGATCGCCGCCTTCTACGTCGAAATCACTTGCACGGGTGTGCACGAAGGACGTTACGCCATCTTCTGGGTACCCGCGTTCTGCCTGCTTGCGGCGAGCTGTGCGGACCTCGTACGGGCGCCACGCCAGCGAACGCTCGCGGCGGCGGCCCTGTGGGGTGTCGTCGGCTACCAGGTCGTAACGACGTATCGGCAGGAGCCGCCTACTTTCGGGGGGTACGAAGAGGCGGCCCGGTTAGTCGTCGAGCGGGGCGGCGCAGACAGTGTCCTCTTCTGCGGTCCGTATGACGCCGGGTACTTCGTCTTCTTCGTGCGCAAGCACGATCAGCGGCAAAGCCTCATTGTCCTGAGGGCCGACAAGGTGCTGGCGACGTCGAGCCTCGGGCGCGTCATCGCCGACGTCGCCCGAACCCCGGACGACATCTACCGTGCTCTGCGCCAGTTCGGCGTGCGTTACGTGGTGCTGGAAGACGTCCAGCAGAAGTCGACCGCGTTGGAAATGTTGCGCCGCGAGTTGCGCACGGGACCCTTCACTTTGCTGCGGCGGATACCGGTGCTGACCAACCGCTCTTACCTGGCGGGCATGAACCTGGCGGTCTACGAATACGTCGAACACACTGCAGCCGACCCGGAAGCGGTGTTGCGCATGCGGGTGCCGCTCATTGGCGAGGAGATTACGGCACGTTTCGGCGACATCCTGCCGCCCGGGCGACCCACACAGCAATGA
- a CDS encoding peptidoglycan DD-metalloendopeptidase family protein, producing MVASLINLSRWLELYALRGFHAFALAVGWSVCLGAHALPAQTAQWPVANPGFTLQPPNEYATYAMVTANGYHTGMDILGATAPCDYDTAVVAGVTGTVVDIQPLEPCATPPVGACPGGGCPDEGLGNSVTVLGDDGLYYVYGHLDSIDSGLSLGQAVTPATLVGIMGNSGYGVPRRGYCAGEPACASSGQNFTPHLHFEAKNGPFLGPGYSPNLPDIGGYADPARSLYAVTAISPTLVRVESNPSVLARGVPGNPPSQSSAVLAFGERFVAYERSGTFLHLHVPAARRLPTEVWVPETEVVPDADLPAGAVVIRVVSPQADGGVTAYNQASTAGTRTARLWQGQMLVATARQVAQPGDGCAGEWFQLQTARSAGGLQPVAWVCDRTATQVLLETIQPCDAQGACVAPGPCEADPGVCTPAGCEYAADPGAACDDGNPCTGADACTVTKKCEGTPVCTPTPTPTPTPTPSPSASPSATRTRTPTRTSTVTPTSSATATPTATSTDTTTPTPTATVTSTSSATDTPTDTPTDSPTPTETPTDSPTPAPTETTGPSETATSTPPAATAGISGRVTYYSDGGPVPDAVLVATAASVVTAPSGPAGEFLLTGIPLLDTVLSATRVGGRGNGVGALDATFVLQATVGLRALSAQQMLAGDVTGNGSVTALDASRILQLAVGIIPQLPVADRCGSEWLFQPAPAASPNQSVWQPAITATTCQNGSIAYEPLIGDSTDQNFSALLFGDVTGNWRAPSGASGGAADAPDDGVAVRTGPLRVRGDRDALLPVYVDADTPAHAFFADISYDASRWRVARVYRLAAAGRTLLAVNEVRPGSVRVAGAAATALRRQRGPALAIRLVARTVPATDG from the coding sequence TTGGTAGCGTCGTTGATAAACCTCTCTCGGTGGCTCGAATTGTACGCTCTGCGCGGGTTTCATGCCTTCGCCCTGGCGGTGGGCTGGTCGGTATGCTTGGGTGCGCACGCGCTGCCCGCTCAGACCGCGCAGTGGCCCGTCGCCAATCCCGGGTTCACGCTGCAGCCGCCTAACGAATACGCCACTTACGCGATGGTAACCGCGAACGGTTACCACACGGGGATGGACATTTTGGGTGCGACAGCGCCGTGTGACTACGATACGGCGGTCGTTGCCGGAGTGACCGGCACGGTCGTCGACATTCAACCGCTGGAACCGTGCGCGACACCACCGGTCGGCGCATGTCCCGGGGGAGGCTGTCCGGACGAGGGGCTGGGCAACTCGGTAACCGTGCTCGGTGACGACGGCCTCTACTATGTCTACGGCCACCTCGACTCCATCGATTCGGGTCTTTCGCTCGGGCAGGCGGTTACTCCCGCCACGCTGGTAGGAATCATGGGTAACTCCGGTTACGGCGTGCCGCGGCGGGGCTACTGCGCGGGTGAACCAGCCTGCGCGTCGAGTGGTCAGAACTTTACGCCACATCTCCATTTCGAAGCCAAAAACGGTCCGTTCCTCGGCCCCGGTTACAGCCCCAATCTCCCCGATATCGGCGGCTACGCGGACCCGGCGCGCAGCCTTTACGCCGTTACGGCGATCTCGCCGACGTTGGTGAGGGTCGAGAGCAACCCGTCGGTTCTCGCGCGCGGCGTGCCTGGAAATCCACCGTCACAGTCGAGTGCGGTGCTGGCGTTCGGCGAGCGGTTTGTCGCCTACGAGCGGTCCGGAACCTTCTTGCATCTCCACGTACCGGCGGCGAGGCGGCTGCCCACGGAGGTCTGGGTGCCGGAAACGGAGGTGGTTCCCGACGCCGACCTGCCCGCCGGGGCGGTGGTCATTCGCGTCGTCAGTCCGCAGGCGGACGGAGGAGTCACTGCCTACAACCAGGCATCGACGGCGGGAACCCGGACCGCCCGTTTGTGGCAGGGTCAGATGTTGGTGGCGACAGCGAGGCAGGTCGCACAGCCAGGAGACGGGTGTGCCGGGGAGTGGTTCCAACTGCAGACCGCGCGCTCGGCAGGTGGGCTGCAACCCGTTGCGTGGGTGTGCGATCGGACGGCGACGCAGGTCTTGCTGGAAACCATCCAGCCCTGCGATGCCCAGGGTGCATGCGTCGCTCCGGGTCCCTGCGAGGCCGACCCGGGAGTGTGCACGCCGGCCGGTTGCGAGTACGCGGCCGATCCCGGCGCAGCTTGCGATGACGGTAACCCGTGCACTGGCGCCGATGCCTGCACGGTGACAAAGAAGTGCGAAGGCACTCCGGTTTGTACGCCGACGCCGACGCCGACCCCGACTCCGACGCCATCGCCATCGGCGTCGCCTTCCGCAACCCGGACGCGAACGCCGACAAGAACCTCCACGGTCACCCCGACGTCGAGTGCCACGGCTACGCCTACCGCAACATCAACCGATACGACGACACCGACGCCGACCGCCACGGTTACCTCGACGTCGAGCGCGACCGACACACCGACCGACACGCCGACCGACAGCCCGACACCGACCGAGACGCCAACCGACAGTCCCACGCCGGCGCCGACCGAAACCACCGGGCCGTCGGAGACGGCTACATCCACCCCGCCGGCGGCGACTGCCGGTATCAGTGGCCGGGTAACGTATTACTCCGACGGTGGTCCGGTGCCGGACGCCGTGCTGGTCGCCACGGCGGCCAGTGTCGTCACCGCACCGAGCGGCCCGGCCGGCGAATTCTTGCTTACCGGCATCCCTCTCCTCGACACGGTGCTCTCGGCGACCAGAGTCGGCGGTCGGGGTAACGGCGTCGGCGCCCTCGACGCGACGTTCGTTCTGCAAGCCACTGTAGGTTTGCGCGCGCTGAGCGCTCAGCAGATGCTCGCCGGCGATGTTACCGGCAACGGCTCGGTCACGGCACTTGACGCGTCCCGCATCCTCCAGCTCGCGGTGGGGATAATCCCGCAGCTCCCGGTTGCCGATCGTTGCGGGTCGGAATGGTTATTCCAGCCTGCGCCGGCGGCCAGCCCGAATCAGAGCGTCTGGCAGCCGGCGATCACGGCCACGACTTGCCAGAACGGCAGCATCGCCTACGAGCCTCTGATCGGCGACTCCACCGATCAGAACTTCTCGGCTTTGCTATTCGGCGACGTTACCGGGAACTGGCGGGCTCCGAGCGGCGCTTCCGGCGGGGCCGCGGACGCGCCGGATGACGGCGTTGCGGTGCGCACTGGCCCGTTGCGCGTACGGGGCGATCGGGATGCCCTGTTGCCGGTGTATGTCGATGCCGACACTCCCGCGCACGCCTTTTTCGCCGACATCTCGTACGACGCCTCGCGCTGGCGCGTGGCGAGGGTGTACCGCCTCGCCGCCGCCGGGCGCACTCTGCTTGCGGTCAACGAGGTGCGTCCGGGTAGCGTTCGCGTGGCCGGGGCTGCCGCCACCGCTCTTCGTCGCCAGCGGGGTCCCGCACTGGCAATCCGTCTCGTCGCTCGCACTGTGCCCGCGACGGACGGATAG